Proteins encoded in a region of the Paucibacter sediminis genome:
- a CDS encoding GlcG/HbpS family heme-binding protein, translating into MKTKPYLCLDDVKRIAAAAEAEALANQWAVSIAIVDDGGHLLWQQRLDGAAAISAQIAPAKARTAALGRRESKVYEDMINQGRTSFLSAPGLDGLLEGGVPVLVDGHCVGAVGVSGVKSIEDAQIAKAGIAALA; encoded by the coding sequence ATGAAGACCAAACCTTATCTCTGCCTGGATGATGTCAAGCGCATCGCCGCCGCTGCCGAAGCCGAGGCACTGGCCAACCAATGGGCGGTGAGCATTGCCATCGTCGACGACGGTGGCCACCTGCTGTGGCAGCAGCGCCTGGACGGCGCGGCCGCCATATCGGCCCAGATCGCACCCGCCAAGGCGCGCACCGCGGCGCTGGGGCGCCGCGAGTCCAAGGTCTACGAGGACATGATCAACCAGGGCCGCACCTCCTTCCTGAGCGCGCCGGGCCTCGACGGCCTGCTGGAGGGCGGTGTGCCGGTGTTGGTGGATGGACATTGCGTGGGCGCGGTGGGCGTCAGCGGCGTGAAGTCCATCGAGGATGCGCAGATCGCCAAGGCGGGCATTGCGGCCTTGGCTTGA
- the surE gene encoding 5'/3'-nucleotidase SurE, with the protein MRILIANDDGYLAPGLQALVKACEGLGQIEVIAPEQNASGTSNALTLTRPLSVFTASNGFRYVNGTPSDCVHVALTGLLDYKPDLVLSGINNGANMGDDTLYSGTVAAATEGFLFGIPSIAFSQVEKGWGELDAAAALARELIQQVVAGGLGRPFLLNVNIPNRADAVALPRLVTRLGRRHASEPVIKQSSPRGEPIYWIGPAGDAREAGAGTDFHATAAGAVSITPLQVDLTDHAALPAWRASLASNGGART; encoded by the coding sequence ATGCGCATACTGATCGCCAATGATGACGGCTATTTGGCCCCCGGCCTCCAGGCCCTGGTGAAAGCCTGTGAAGGGCTGGGGCAGATCGAGGTGATTGCCCCCGAGCAGAATGCCAGCGGCACCTCGAATGCGTTGACGCTGACGCGGCCCTTGTCGGTGTTCACCGCGTCGAACGGCTTCCGCTACGTGAACGGCACGCCCTCGGACTGCGTCCACGTGGCCCTGACCGGGCTGCTGGACTACAAGCCGGATCTGGTGCTCTCGGGCATCAACAATGGCGCCAATATGGGCGACGACACGCTGTACTCCGGCACCGTGGCTGCGGCCACCGAAGGCTTTCTGTTCGGCATCCCCTCGATCGCGTTTTCCCAGGTGGAGAAGGGCTGGGGGGAATTGGACGCCGCCGCCGCTCTGGCGCGCGAACTGATCCAGCAGGTGGTGGCGGGAGGCCTGGGCCGCCCCTTCCTCTTGAACGTCAACATCCCCAATCGTGCCGATGCCGTGGCCCTGCCCCGCCTGGTGACGCGCCTTGGGCGTCGCCATGCCAGCGAACCGGTGATCAAGCAATCGAGCCCGCGCGGCGAGCCCATCTACTGGATCGGGCCGGCGGGTGACGCGCGCGAGGCCGGCGCGGGCACCGATTTTCATGCCACCGCGGCGGGCGCCGTTTCCATCACGCCCTTGCAGGTTGATCTCACCGATCATGCGGCGCTGCCTGCCTGGCGCGCCAGCCTGGCGTCGAACGGCGGAGCGCGTACTTGA
- a CDS encoding protein-L-isoaspartate(D-aspartate) O-methyltransferase — MNSPGARGKRFPLALDKVGARAGGGVAREVLMPQRHLQQAAADAARLTTPSGLGLDSAGVRQRMVQRLRLDGLRDERVLAALAQVPRHEFVDTALATQAYEDTSLPIGHGQTISKPSVVGRMIELMLAAPGAQQRGHLGKTLEIGTGCGYQAAVLAQLARQVVSIERLRPLHDKARVNLAAIKALHIRLLYGDGMLGHAPAAPYDSIIAAAGGDDLPAAWLAQLAPGGRLVAPMTAPSGRGQVLVVVDHLVEAGVSQFIRSLQESVLFVPLKSGVL, encoded by the coding sequence TTGAACTCGCCCGGAGCCCGCGGCAAGCGCTTTCCTTTGGCGCTCGACAAGGTCGGCGCCCGCGCCGGCGGCGGCGTGGCGCGCGAGGTGCTGATGCCACAGCGGCATTTGCAGCAGGCCGCTGCCGATGCGGCGCGCCTGACCACGCCGAGCGGGCTTGGCCTGGATTCGGCCGGCGTGCGTCAGCGCATGGTGCAGCGCCTGCGCCTCGATGGCCTGCGTGATGAGCGGGTGCTGGCCGCGCTGGCGCAAGTGCCGCGTCACGAATTCGTGGACACCGCACTGGCAACCCAGGCCTATGAGGACACCAGCCTGCCCATCGGGCATGGTCAGACGATCTCCAAGCCATCGGTGGTGGGCCGCATGATCGAGTTGATGCTGGCCGCGCCCGGCGCGCAGCAGCGCGGCCATCTGGGCAAGACGCTGGAGATCGGCACCGGCTGCGGCTATCAAGCGGCCGTGCTGGCGCAACTGGCCAGGCAGGTGGTGTCGATCGAGCGGCTGCGGCCCCTGCACGACAAGGCCCGCGTCAATCTCGCCGCCATCAAGGCGCTGCACATCCGCCTGCTCTATGGCGACGGCATGCTGGGGCATGCGCCGGCGGCGCCTTACGACAGCATCATCGCCGCCGCCGGTGGCGACGATCTGCCTGCGGCTTGGTTGGCCCAGTTGGCCCCCGGTGGCCGGTTGGTGGCGCCGATGACGGCACCCAGCGGGCGCGGCCAGGTGCTGGTGGTGGTGGACCATCTGGTGGAAGCCGGCGTTAGCCAATTCATACGAAGCCTGCAGGAGTCGGTGCTTTTCGTGCCCCTAAAATCCGGTGTCTTGTAG
- the carB gene encoding carbamoyl-phosphate synthase large subunit, with the protein MAKRTDIKSILIIGAGPIIIGQACEFDYSGAQACKALREEGYKVILVNSNPATIMTDPDTADVTYIEPITWQVVEKIIAKERPDAVLPTMGGQTALNCALDLHKHGVLEKYQVEMIGANEKAIEKAEDRLKFKDAMTKIGLDSAKSGIAHSLEEAWGVQKRIHAEIGGDGFPMVIRPSFTLGGTGGGIAYNPEEFEEICKRGLDLSPTNELLIEESLIGWKEYEMEVVRDKADNCIIVCSIENLDPMGIHTGDSITVAPSQTLSDKEYQLLRNASIAILREIGVDTGGSNVQFSINPRDGRMVVIEMNPRVSRSSALASKATGFPIAKIAAKLAVGYTLDELKNDITGGVTPASFEPSIDYVVTKIPRFAFEKFPMADSHLTTQMKSVGEVMAMGRTFQESFQKALRGLETGIDGLTERSTDREEIVQEIGEAGPERILFLADAFRIGMSLQEVFDETAVDPWFLAQIEQLVQIEKSIAGRALESLSTDELRFLKTKGFSDRRIAKLLATNQHLVREKRWAAGVRPVYKRVDTCAAEFATETAYMYSTYDEECEAEPTDKKKIMVLGGGPNRIGQGIEFDYCCVHAALAMREDGYETIMVNCNPETVSTDYDTSDRLYFEPVTLEDVLEIVAKEQPVGVIVQYGGQTPLKLALDLERAGVPIIGTTPDSIDIAEDRERFQKLLHELGLKQPPNRTARTEEAALQLAQEIGYPLVVRPSYVLGGRAMEIVHGDKDLERYMREAVRVSDKSPVLLDRFLEDALEVDVDCISDGVDVIIGGIMEHIEAAGIHSGDSACSLPPYTLSKALQDELRRQTAAMAKALKVVGLMNVQFAIQGDVTKGLEAATVYVLEVNPRASRTVPFVSKATGQQLAKIAARCMAGQKLKDQRDRLGRVPAEVIPPYFSVKEAVFPFNKFPGVDPILSPEMRSTGEVMGAGRSFGEAMLKSQLGAGSRLPRQGNVLITVKNSDKARAVAVAKDLAALGFGVVATKGTAAAIAEAGVPVRVVNKVKDGRPHIVDMIKGGDIQLVFTTVDETRTAIADSRHIRQAALANRVTYYTTMAGCEAAVEGMKHKDGLLVQSLQELHAELV; encoded by the coding sequence ATGGCAAAACGCACAGACATCAAGAGCATCCTCATCATCGGCGCCGGCCCCATCATCATCGGCCAGGCCTGTGAGTTCGACTATTCCGGCGCCCAGGCCTGCAAGGCCCTGCGCGAGGAAGGCTACAAGGTCATCCTGGTCAACAGCAATCCGGCGACCATCATGACCGACCCGGACACGGCGGATGTGACCTATATCGAGCCCATCACCTGGCAGGTGGTGGAGAAGATCATCGCCAAGGAGCGCCCCGATGCGGTGCTGCCCACCATGGGCGGCCAGACCGCGCTGAATTGCGCGCTGGATCTGCACAAGCATGGCGTGCTGGAGAAGTACCAGGTCGAGATGATCGGCGCCAACGAGAAGGCTATCGAGAAGGCCGAGGACCGCCTCAAGTTCAAGGACGCGATGACCAAGATCGGTCTGGACTCGGCCAAGTCCGGCATCGCGCATTCGCTGGAAGAGGCCTGGGGCGTGCAAAAGCGCATCCATGCCGAGATCGGCGGCGACGGCTTTCCGATGGTCATCCGCCCCAGCTTCACGCTGGGCGGCACGGGTGGCGGCATCGCCTACAACCCCGAGGAATTCGAAGAGATCTGCAAGCGCGGCCTCGACCTCTCGCCCACCAACGAGCTCCTGATCGAGGAGTCGCTGATCGGCTGGAAGGAGTACGAGATGGAAGTGGTGCGCGACAAGGCGGACAACTGCATCATCGTCTGCTCGATCGAGAACCTCGACCCGATGGGCATCCACACCGGCGACTCCATCACCGTGGCGCCCTCGCAGACCCTCAGCGACAAGGAATACCAGCTGCTGCGCAATGCCTCGATCGCGATTCTGCGCGAGATCGGCGTGGACACCGGCGGCTCCAACGTGCAGTTCTCCATCAACCCGCGCGACGGCCGCATGGTGGTGATCGAGATGAATCCGCGCGTCTCGCGCTCCTCGGCGCTGGCCTCCAAGGCCACCGGCTTCCCGATCGCCAAGATCGCCGCCAAGCTGGCGGTGGGCTACACGCTGGACGAGCTGAAGAACGACATCACCGGCGGCGTGACGCCGGCGTCCTTCGAGCCCTCGATCGACTATGTGGTCACCAAGATCCCGCGCTTCGCCTTCGAGAAGTTCCCGATGGCCGACTCGCACCTGACCACGCAGATGAAGTCGGTGGGCGAGGTGATGGCGATGGGTCGGACCTTCCAGGAAAGCTTCCAGAAGGCCTTGCGCGGCCTCGAGACCGGCATCGACGGCCTGACCGAACGCAGCACTGATCGCGAAGAGATCGTGCAGGAGATCGGCGAAGCCGGCCCCGAGCGCATCCTCTTCCTGGCGGACGCCTTCCGCATAGGCATGAGCTTGCAAGAGGTGTTCGACGAGACCGCCGTGGACCCCTGGTTCCTGGCCCAGATCGAGCAACTGGTGCAGATCGAGAAGAGCATCGCTGGCCGCGCGCTAGAGAGCCTCTCGACCGACGAGCTGCGTTTCCTCAAGACCAAGGGCTTCTCCGACCGGCGCATCGCCAAGCTGCTGGCTACCAACCAGCATCTGGTGCGTGAAAAGCGCTGGGCCGCGGGCGTGCGCCCGGTCTACAAGCGCGTGGACACCTGCGCGGCCGAGTTCGCCACCGAGACGGCCTATATGTACTCCACCTATGACGAGGAGTGCGAGGCCGAGCCCACCGACAAGAAGAAGATCATGGTGCTGGGCGGTGGCCCGAACCGCATCGGCCAGGGTATCGAGTTCGACTACTGCTGCGTGCATGCCGCGCTGGCGATGCGCGAAGACGGTTACGAGACCATCATGGTCAACTGCAACCCCGAGACCGTCTCCACCGACTACGACACCAGCGACCGCCTCTATTTCGAGCCGGTGACGCTGGAGGATGTGCTCGAGATCGTGGCCAAGGAACAGCCGGTCGGCGTGATCGTGCAGTACGGCGGCCAGACGCCGCTGAAGCTGGCGCTGGATTTGGAGCGCGCCGGCGTGCCCATCATCGGCACCACGCCCGACAGCATCGACATCGCCGAAGACCGCGAGCGCTTCCAGAAGCTGCTGCACGAGCTGGGCCTGAAGCAGCCGCCCAACCGCACCGCGCGCACCGAAGAGGCCGCGCTGCAACTGGCGCAGGAAATCGGCTATCCCCTGGTGGTGCGCCCCAGCTATGTGCTGGGCGGCCGCGCGATGGAAATCGTGCACGGCGACAAGGACCTGGAGCGCTATATGCGCGAAGCGGTGCGCGTCTCCGACAAGTCGCCGGTGCTGCTGGACCGCTTCCTGGAGGATGCGCTTGAGGTCGACGTCGACTGCATCAGCGATGGCGTGGACGTGATAATCGGCGGCATCATGGAGCACATCGAGGCGGCCGGCATCCACTCCGGCGACTCGGCCTGCTCGCTGCCGCCCTATACGTTGTCCAAGGCGCTGCAGGACGAACTGCGCCGCCAGACCGCGGCGATGGCCAAGGCGCTCAAGGTGGTCGGCCTGATGAATGTGCAGTTCGCCATCCAGGGCGATGTGACCAAGGGCCTGGAGGCCGCCACCGTCTATGTGCTGGAGGTGAATCCGCGTGCCTCGCGCACCGTGCCCTTCGTGTCCAAGGCCACCGGCCAGCAGCTCGCCAAGATCGCGGCGCGCTGCATGGCGGGCCAGAAGCTCAAGGACCAGCGCGACCGCCTGGGCCGTGTGCCGGCCGAGGTGATTCCGCCTTACTTCAGCGTCAAGGAAGCCGTCTTCCCCTTCAACAAGTTCCCCGGCGTGGACCCGATCCTGAGCCCGGAAATGCGTTCCACCGGCGAGGTGATGGGGGCAGGCCGCAGCTTTGGCGAGGCGATGCTGAAGAGCCAGCTGGGCGCGGGCTCGCGCCTGCCGCGCCAGGGCAATGTGCTGATCACGGTGAAGAACTCCGACAAGGCCCGTGCCGTGGCCGTGGCCAAGGACCTGGCGGCGCTGGGCTTTGGCGTCGTGGCCACCAAGGGCACCGCGGCGGCGATCGCCGAGGCCGGCGTGCCGGTGCGCGTGGTCAACAAGGTCAAGGACGGCCGCCCGCACATCGTCGACATGATCAAGGGTGGCGACATCCAGCTGGTGTTCACCACCGTGGACGAGACCCGCACCGCGATCGCCGACAGCCGCCACATCCGCCAGGCCGCACTCGCCAACCGCGTGACCTACTACACCACCATGGCCGGCTGCGAGGCCGCCGTGGAGGGCATGAAGCACAAGGATGGCCTGCTGGTGCAATCCCTGCAGGAACTGCACGCGGAACTCGTCTAA
- the rlmD gene encoding 23S rRNA (uracil(1939)-C(5))-methyltransferase RlmD yields the protein MTQVSEWLKVESLDLEAQGVAHNEEGKVVFIEGALPGEEVQVQVGRKKNNWEQAAMVAMRRESSQRVRPGCPNFGLHAGACGGCKMQHLHVASQVAVKQRVLEDNLWHLGKVKSEMMLRPIEGPAWGYRYRARLSVRYVAKKGHVLVGFHERKSRYVADMQVCKVLPPRVSDMLVPLRELIASMDERDRLPQIELAIGESSGTLVIALVLRHLEPLGDADKARLRAFAAQYDVQWWLQPKGPDTVHLLDEGGPELAYTLPEFGIVMPFKPTDFTQVNHHINTALVGRALRLLQVQPGERVIDWFCGLGNFTLPLATQAREVLGIEGSEALVARSRENAKRNGLDHKTRFVARNLFEMTPEILVADGQSDRWLVDPPREGAFALSKALADVVQDPSLAPGWTPPRRIVYVSCNPATLARDAGLLVNLAGYRCTSAGAVNMFPHTSHVESIAVFERD from the coding sequence ATGACGCAAGTATCTGAATGGCTCAAGGTCGAATCGCTGGACCTGGAAGCCCAAGGTGTGGCCCACAACGAAGAGGGCAAGGTGGTATTCATCGAGGGCGCCCTGCCCGGTGAAGAGGTCCAGGTCCAGGTCGGCCGCAAGAAGAACAACTGGGAGCAGGCCGCGATGGTGGCGATGCGGCGCGAGAGTTCGCAGCGCGTGCGCCCCGGCTGCCCGAACTTCGGTCTGCATGCCGGCGCTTGCGGGGGCTGCAAGATGCAGCATCTGCATGTGGCCTCGCAGGTGGCGGTGAAGCAGCGTGTGCTGGAGGACAACCTCTGGCACCTCGGCAAGGTCAAGTCCGAAATGATGCTGCGCCCGATCGAGGGGCCGGCCTGGGGCTATCGCTATCGCGCGCGCCTGTCGGTGCGCTATGTGGCCAAGAAGGGCCATGTGCTGGTGGGCTTCCACGAGCGCAAAAGCCGTTATGTGGCCGACATGCAGGTCTGCAAGGTGCTGCCGCCGCGCGTCAGCGACATGCTGGTGCCGCTGCGCGAGCTGATCGCCAGCATGGACGAGCGCGACCGTCTGCCGCAAATCGAGCTGGCCATTGGCGAGTCCAGCGGCACGCTGGTGATCGCGCTGGTGTTGCGCCATCTGGAGCCCTTGGGCGATGCGGACAAGGCGCGCCTGCGCGCCTTCGCCGCACAGTACGACGTGCAATGGTGGCTGCAACCCAAGGGGCCGGACACGGTGCATCTGCTGGACGAGGGTGGTCCCGAGCTGGCCTACACGCTGCCGGAATTCGGTATCGTGATGCCCTTCAAGCCCACCGATTTCACCCAGGTCAATCACCATATCAACACGGCCCTGGTCGGGCGCGCCCTGCGTCTGCTGCAGGTGCAGCCGGGCGAGCGCGTGATTGACTGGTTCTGCGGCCTGGGCAACTTCACCCTGCCGCTGGCCACACAGGCGCGCGAGGTGCTGGGCATCGAGGGCAGCGAGGCCCTGGTGGCGCGTTCGCGCGAGAACGCCAAGCGCAACGGGCTGGACCACAAGACCCGTTTCGTGGCACGCAATCTGTTCGAGATGACGCCGGAGATTCTGGTGGCCGATGGGCAATCGGACCGCTGGCTGGTGGATCCACCGCGCGAGGGGGCGTTTGCGCTCTCCAAGGCCCTGGCCGATGTCGTGCAGGATCCCTCGCTGGCGCCCGGCTGGACGCCGCCCAGGCGCATCGTCTATGTCAGCTGCAACCCGGCAACGCTGGCGCGCGATGCCGGCTTGTTGGTGAATCTAGCGGGCTACCGCTGCACGTCGGCCGGTGCGGTGAACATGTTCCCGCACACCTCGCATGTGGAGTCGATCGCGGTGTTCGAGCGCGACTGA
- the rpoS gene encoding RNA polymerase sigma factor RpoS: MSLHRVASTSPTRPPIDLAEFDADAKPAPDDDDVQALRLPITNGADVELGNALQAYLRDIRRTPLLTPQQEYDTAVRARAGEFAARQAMIQHNLRLVVSIAKNYLGRGLPMSDLIEEGNLGLMHAIGKFEPERGFRFSTYASWWIRQSIERALMHQARLVRLPVHIVRELNQVLKARRALEALASQNGGEAQVRADEVAAALGRPLSEVSELLAYAELPSSLDSPVDRNGEGGESMMDLVADEQAVDPMGLRLSHELEELLAHGLAALNDREREVLAGRYGLADREPETLDVLAIRLGLTRERIRQIQIEALNKLKRNMMRHGISRDAIF, translated from the coding sequence ATGTCACTGCATCGCGTTGCCTCTACCAGCCCGACCCGGCCGCCCATCGACCTGGCCGAGTTTGATGCCGACGCCAAGCCGGCGCCGGATGACGATGACGTGCAGGCGCTGCGCCTGCCGATCACGAATGGTGCCGATGTCGAACTTGGCAATGCGCTGCAGGCCTATCTGCGCGACATTCGCCGCACGCCGCTGCTGACGCCGCAACAGGAATACGACACGGCCGTGCGTGCGCGTGCCGGCGAGTTCGCGGCGCGCCAGGCGATGATCCAGCACAACCTGCGGCTGGTCGTCAGCATTGCCAAGAACTACCTTGGCCGCGGCCTGCCGATGAGCGATCTCATCGAGGAGGGTAATCTCGGCCTTATGCACGCGATCGGCAAGTTCGAGCCCGAGCGCGGCTTCCGCTTTTCTACCTACGCGAGTTGGTGGATACGCCAGAGCATCGAGCGTGCGTTGATGCATCAGGCGCGGCTGGTGCGCCTGCCGGTGCACATCGTGCGTGAGCTCAACCAGGTGCTGAAGGCGCGGCGCGCTTTGGAGGCCCTGGCCAGCCAGAATGGTGGCGAGGCCCAGGTGCGTGCCGACGAGGTCGCCGCGGCGCTGGGGCGGCCGCTCAGCGAGGTTTCCGAGCTGCTGGCCTATGCCGAGCTGCCGAGTTCGCTGGATTCGCCCGTGGACCGCAACGGTGAGGGCGGCGAGTCGATGATGGATTTGGTGGCCGACGAGCAGGCCGTGGATCCGATGGGCCTGCGGCTCAGCCATGAGCTGGAGGAGTTGCTGGCCCATGGGCTGGCGGCGCTGAACGATCGCGAGCGCGAGGTGCTGGCGGGGCGCTATGGCCTGGCCGACCGCGAGCCCGAGACCCTGGATGTGCTGGCCATCCGCCTCGGACTCACGCGCGAGCGCATCCGCCAGATCCAGATCGAGGCGCTCAACAAGCTCAAGCGCAACATGATGCGTCACGGCATCAGCCGCGACGCGATCTTCTGA
- a CDS encoding peptidoglycan DD-metalloendopeptidase family protein, producing MQQILNRRWTSLAAGALVLLLAACASPSHRAPVEERAVGAPAKPAATPSPTTAASTTPEGKLPAGSENAGKPGYYTVKPGDTLIRVALENGQSWRDLVKWNGLENPNLIEVGQVLRVVAPGVDAAGVNARPVSSAKVETKPLDGKPAAAAASAASAAASAAAPAQSTAPAVAAAKEGDDEPQFGWPAAGGILTGFDEVKNKGLAFAGKAGDAVLAAADGRVMYAGSGLRGYGNMIIIKHNATYLTAYAHNQTLLVKEDQPVRKGQKIAEMGSSDADQVKLHFEVRKQGKPIDPAKLLPAR from the coding sequence ATGCAACAGATCTTGAATCGTCGATGGACCTCCCTGGCGGCCGGCGCGCTGGTGCTTTTGCTGGCCGCCTGTGCCTCGCCCAGCCACCGCGCGCCCGTCGAGGAGCGCGCCGTGGGTGCGCCTGCCAAGCCGGCGGCCACGCCTTCGCCGACCACGGCCGCGAGCACGACACCCGAGGGCAAGCTGCCGGCCGGCAGCGAGAACGCCGGCAAGCCCGGTTACTACACGGTCAAGCCGGGCGACACCCTGATTCGCGTCGCCCTGGAGAACGGGCAGAGCTGGCGTGATCTGGTGAAGTGGAACGGCCTGGAGAATCCCAATCTGATCGAGGTGGGTCAGGTCTTGCGTGTGGTGGCGCCAGGGGTGGACGCAGCGGGCGTGAATGCCCGCCCGGTCAGTTCGGCCAAGGTCGAAACCAAGCCACTGGACGGCAAGCCGGCTGCGGCTGCCGCAAGTGCGGCATCCGCGGCGGCCAGCGCCGCTGCGCCCGCTCAGTCGACAGCGCCGGCCGTGGCGGCGGCCAAGGAGGGGGACGATGAGCCGCAGTTCGGTTGGCCTGCCGCCGGCGGCATTCTGACGGGCTTCGACGAGGTCAAGAACAAAGGTCTTGCCTTTGCGGGCAAGGCCGGCGATGCTGTGCTTGCCGCCGCCGACGGCCGCGTGATGTATGCAGGATCTGGTTTGCGAGGCTATGGCAACATGATCATCATCAAGCACAACGCCACTTACCTGACGGCGTATGCCCACAACCAGACCCTGCTGGTGAAGGAAGACCAGCCGGTGCGCAAGGGCCAGAAGATTGCCGAGATGGGCTCCAGCGATGCGGACCAGGTCAAGCTGCACTTCGAGGTACGCAAGCAGGGCAAGCCCATAGACCCGGCCAAGCTCTTGCCGGCCCGTTGA
- a CDS encoding Bax inhibitor-1/YccA family protein: MNDSLNTHYGTTFGTGLAADRQRVLRNTYWLLALSMLPTVLGAWIGVSTGILASMGTGMSMIVFFAGAYGLMFVIEKTKDSSTGVAALLAFTFFMGLMLSRLLAAVLGFKNGGSLIMTAFAGTGAIFFAMASLATVIKRDLSSMGKFLFIGAIIIMVAGIVNAFVQSSALMLTLLVLCMAVFSAFMLYDIKRVVDGGETNYISATLAIYLDLYNVFQSLLSLLGIFGGERE; this comes from the coding sequence ATGAACGACAGCTTGAATACCCACTACGGCACGACATTCGGTACCGGCCTGGCAGCCGATCGCCAGCGCGTGCTGCGCAACACTTACTGGCTGCTCGCCCTGTCCATGCTGCCCACCGTGCTGGGCGCCTGGATTGGCGTCAGCACCGGCATCCTCGCCAGCATGGGCACCGGGATGAGCATGATCGTGTTCTTCGCCGGCGCCTACGGCCTGATGTTCGTGATCGAGAAGACCAAGGACTCCAGCACCGGCGTGGCCGCCCTGCTCGCCTTCACCTTCTTCATGGGCCTGATGCTCTCGCGCCTGCTGGCCGCGGTGCTGGGCTTCAAGAACGGCGGCTCGCTCATCATGACGGCCTTTGCCGGCACCGGCGCGATCTTCTTCGCCATGGCCAGCCTGGCCACCGTGATCAAGCGCGACCTCTCCAGCATGGGCAAATTCCTCTTCATCGGCGCCATCATCATCATGGTGGCCGGTATCGTGAATGCCTTCGTGCAGTCCTCGGCGCTGATGCTGACCCTGCTGGTGCTGTGCATGGCGGTGTTCTCCGCCTTCATGCTCTATGACATCAAGCGCGTCGTCGATGGCGGCGAGACCAACTACATCAGTGCCACGCTGGCGATCTATCTGGACCTCTACAACGTGTTCCAGAGCCTGCTGTCGCTGCTGGGCATCTTCGGCGGCGAGCGCGAATAA
- the carA gene encoding glutamine-hydrolyzing carbamoyl-phosphate synthase small subunit: MNAAPAAILALADGTVFKGSSLGAAGHTVGEVVFNTSLTGYQEILTDPSYCRQIVTLTYPHIGNYGVNDEDVEATKIFAAGLIIKEAPILDSNFRKTRTLAQYLKDEGTVAISNIDTRRLTRVLRTTGAQNGCILALAAGEAITEAHIADAIAKAKAAPSMAGQDLAKVVSTGERLNWTETEWTLGKGYGELANPRFHVVAYDFGVKRNILRMLASRGCKITVVPAQTPASEVFDLEPDGVFLSNGPGDPEPCDYAIKAAAQLIEAGIPTFGICLGHQIMALASGAKTFKMKFGHHGANHPVKDLDNGRVSITSQNHGFAVDADSLPANLRPTHVSLFDGTLQGLARTDKPAFCFQGHPEASPGPHDIAYLFDRFIGLMAKA, translated from the coding sequence ATGAATGCGGCGCCTGCCGCGATCCTCGCCCTGGCAGACGGCACGGTCTTCAAAGGCAGCTCTCTCGGCGCTGCTGGCCACACGGTTGGCGAAGTGGTGTTCAACACCTCGCTCACCGGCTACCAAGAAATCCTCACCGACCCCAGCTATTGCCGGCAGATCGTGACGCTCACGTATCCGCACATCGGCAACTACGGCGTCAACGACGAGGATGTCGAGGCCACGAAGATCTTTGCCGCTGGCCTGATCATCAAGGAGGCCCCCATCCTTGACTCCAATTTCCGCAAGACCCGCACCCTCGCCCAGTACCTGAAGGACGAAGGCACGGTGGCGATCTCGAACATCGACACCCGTCGCCTGACCCGCGTGCTGCGTACCACCGGTGCCCAGAACGGCTGCATCCTGGCGCTGGCCGCCGGCGAAGCCATCACCGAGGCGCATATCGCCGACGCGATTGCCAAGGCCAAGGCCGCGCCCAGCATGGCGGGCCAGGATCTGGCCAAGGTGGTGAGCACCGGTGAGCGCCTGAACTGGACCGAAACCGAATGGACCCTGGGCAAGGGCTATGGCGAGCTCGCCAACCCGCGCTTCCACGTGGTGGCCTACGACTTCGGCGTGAAGCGCAACATCCTGCGCATGCTGGCCTCGCGCGGCTGCAAGATCACCGTGGTGCCGGCGCAGACGCCCGCATCCGAAGTGTTTGATCTGGAGCCGGACGGCGTCTTCCTGTCCAACGGCCCTGGCGATCCGGAGCCTTGCGATTACGCCATCAAGGCGGCGGCACAGCTGATCGAGGCCGGCATCCCGACCTTCGGTATCTGCCTGGGCCACCAGATCATGGCGCTGGCCTCGGGCGCTAAGACCTTCAAGATGAAGTTCGGCCACCACGGCGCCAACCATCCGGTGAAGGATCTGGACAACGGCCGCGTCTCCATCACCAGCCAGAACCACGGCTTTGCGGTGGACGCCGACTCGCTGCCCGCGAACCTGCGCCCCACGCACGTCAGCCTGTTCGACGGCACCCTGCAGGGCCTGGCGCGCACCGACAAGCCGGCCTTCTGCTTCCAGGGCCACCCCGAGGCCAGCCCCGGCCCGCATGACATCGCTTATCTGTTCGACCGCTTCATCGGTCTGATGGCCAAGGCCTGA